AGGCAGTGGATAGGCTATAGATCGTAGGACTACCCTGAAGGAGAGGTATCCAGAGACGGGAAGGTACTCCATGTGGAACGGCATCTCCGAAAGGGAAACCACTTCAGAATCCGTTTTCAGGGTTATGTTCACCCGCTCCTCATCGAGAAAAGACCTCGAACTGGCAGGCCCGGTTATCATGAGGGGATACATGAGGAAAACGGCATCCCTGCTTCTTCTGAGGCGCTGAACATAGGTTTCCTTCAGGTTCCACTCCAGAACAAAGGTTTCGGTTCCGTTTACGGTGATGGCTTTGGTCTCTATAATGAGATCACCCGGCTTTGCATCGTGGGCCGCCAAAAGGCCGTGCTGGGCGAGGGAGGAGAGTATCAAGCTGACCCAGCCGAAGAGCACGAGGATCACTATCAGTGCCTTGAACGACCTTCCCATCCTTTCCCCCGGGGGTGAGTAATCCAGAAACAATAAAAAGTTTACGATTTGCGAGCGTTATCCACTGATTCTCGTTCCAAAGCCATCGCCCCTTATCGCCCCGCTCAGCCGTCCAGGAACCTTCCCGTTGACAAACCAGACCTCCGAGTGCTCGGCTATCTTCTTCGCCTCCTCCAGCTTGTTGCAGATTCCGCCGGTGACGTCGGTGCCAGCCGCCGTGCATTGGAGCCTTTCGAGGAGGGAGTCTATCTCCTCCCTGCTGAGGTTCTGAATCAGTCTCCCCTCGCCGGGCCTGCCGTCGTAGATTCCGTCAACGTCCATGAGGAAGATAACCTTGTCTGGCCCAAGCATCTTGGCGAGGTATGTGATGATCTGGTCGCCGGAGAGTATGTCGATGCCCTTCGCGAGGTCTATCGAGACGTCTCCAAAGAGAACGGGGATGAACCTGAGCTCCAGCAGCCTTTCCACGACTTCCATGTCCCCGTAGGCGACCTCACCGTTCTCGGTTATGAAGACGGAGGAGGTTGAGACGGAGAAGGCCGGCAGACCCTCACGGACGAACACTTTGATGAAGTTCGCGTTTGCCCGGAGCATGGCCTGATGGGTCTCGGTGAAGCCTATCCTCTTGAAGTTGGCGGTATCCCAATCCTCTGGGAGGCCTTCCCTTATACCGTACTTTTTCGCCTCGGGGTGGCCAAAACTCCCTCCGCCGTGGACGATGATGAAGTCCTCATGGGGATAGAACTTGGCTATTTCCTTCGCTATGTTCCCCACGGTCTCATGGTCAAAGTTCTCGGGCTCACCCTTCTTATCGCTGAAGACGCTGCCGCCAACCTTGACGATTATCATGGCAGAACCTCCTCTATCCTGAGTCCCTCGCGGCTTATCCTCGTTATCATTGGCGTTCCGCCGGCTATCGTTATGGCGGTTGCAACCTCGCTCTGGTTCTCCGGGGCCAGGGCGTACATGCAGCCGCCACCGCCGGCGCCGGTTATCTTCGCCCCTATCGCTCCGGCAACCCTCGCGGCGTAGACCAGCTCGCTGAGCTTTTTCGTTGAAACCCCGAGGGCATCTAGGAGGCCGTGGTTGATGTTCATGAGCCGCCCGAGCTGGGCGAAGCGGAGCTCCTCGTCGAGGTCGGAGGTTATAACGTCGCGGGCCTTCTCGACTATCTTGCCCATCGCAACGAGCACCGGTTCTATGACCTCGGGCATCTCCTCGTAGGTTCTCCTCACCATGGCCACCAGTTCCTTCGTTGACCCGCTTGAACCGGTGTAACCGACAACAATCGGCAGCTCCATGAAGGGCAGGTGCTCGAAGTCCCCCTTCTCGTAGTGGATGAAGCCGCCTATGGCAGATACGGTGGGGTCTATACCGCTCGATGCCCCCTGGACGAGGAGCTCGACCTTATGACCAAGCTTTCCTATCTCCTCGTTGGTCAGCTCAAGGCCGAGGAGCTTCGAGACTGCTCCGATGGTCGCTACCGCCACGGCGGCGGATGAACCGAGGCCGGCCCCAACGGGAATCTGTGACGTTATAGAGACCGTTACACCCTTACCGTTCGCATCGGCTTCCTCTCTAACCAGCTCTATCGCCTGCCGGACGTAGCTGAGAACTTCAGCCGCCTTTCCGTAGTCGCTCTCAAAGTAAATCTCGTCTTCGGAGAACGAAACGGTAAGGCCCGGAACGCGTATGTCTTTGGCCTCTATCTTTATCGCACCCCTATCGTTGAACCCTGCTCTTACGTAGGTTCTGAGGTCTATGGCGGCAGCTATCGCGGGTTTGCCGTAAACGACGCTGTGCTCGCCGAAGAGTATAATTTTAGCCGGGGCAGATGCCAGAACCCTCATCTTTGACCCTCCAGGAATTTTTCAATTAGTTCCACGAACTCGTGAATGTCCTCCAAGTGCTCATGGAGCACTTCAAAGGCCAGCTCGTCGTTAATTTTTCCGTACCTGTGAACGAGAACATTACGGAAGCCCTTCATAAGTCTAAGCTTATCAGCTATTTCCCTGGAGATTATTCCGGCACGCATGAGTCCTTCAAAGACGTCCTCCTCCCTTTCGGGCATCGTAAGCCTCAAGTCGGAGTTTATTATCGCACAGATATCAATGACGTTCTGGATCGCGAACTCAGTGCGCTTGTAGATTCCGTCCTTAACTATCCCAAGGGACTCAAAAGTTTCAAAATCATCTGGAAGGTTTTCCTCTATCAGCCTGAGGCTCTCAAGTATCTCCTCGAGTTTGGAACGTATCAACTCGATCCTCATTCTATCGCCTCCAGTCCGAGGTAGTCGTAGTAGTAGCGCCTGAAGTCCTCCCACTCCTTGAGGGTTTCGTAGGCAAGGTCGTAGAGGAAAGTCTCGTCCCTGCAGAAGAGAACCTTTCCCCTGAGGCACTCTTTTTTGAGATAAACCGGAAGGAGCTGGAAAATCTGGACGTCGTATTTGTCAGATAGGTGTCCAAGAACGAGCTCCCTGAATCTAAAGGCCTCTGTGGGGCTTCCTTCGTAGTAAACGCACAGGTCTATATCGCTGTCCTTCCTCGCCTCACCACGCGCCTGGGAGCCGAAGAGAATGATGAACTTTACTCTATCCCCACCGAGCTCAAGGATTCTCTCCATGGCATCTTCCAGTTTCATGTGTAAAAAATGGGAAAAGCCCCTTATGGCCTTTTCGTTCACCGCCTGAAGACTATGCTCGCGTAACCGACGATGGCATCCGTAGAGCGGCTGACCTCGAAGCTCGTCGTGTAGTGGAGCAGTTCCGCCTCAAGCGCCCCGGCGGAGCGGGAGTAAACCATCGCAGTTCCGACTCCTCCAGGCCCGCACATGGTGTGGTTCATCTCGCGGAGCTCCCTGAACATGCCCTTAACGTCGAAGTCGAGGATTCTCCTTATCACGCGGAAGTCCCACTCCTTTATCCTGTGCGGAAGCTCGCTGGCCCTCGCCCTGAAAGGCACGTAGCCGTACATTGGGCCGTAATGCATGAAGTCGGTGCTTGCAATAACGACAACGTCCCTGCCGAGCTCCCTGCTTGCCTCAAAGACCGCCTTTCCGAGGTCTTCGGAAACCTCCTCGTCCTGAATGCCGAGGGTTATTGGCACTATTCTAACTTCCTTCCCGGCGAGCTCGCCGAGGTACTGGATGAAGGGAAGCTGGACCTCTATCGAGTGCTCGTATTTGTGGGCAAGCTCGTCCAAGTCAGCTATTCCTGAGAGCTTCGCTATGGCCTTGGCCATCTCGGAATCAACATCGACGTCACCGAGGGGTGTACGCCACTTTCCAGAGGGATAGACCGCTATCGGAGAGCCTAGGAGCCTATGGTTCGGACCGAGGATTACAA
The Thermococcus radiotolerans genome window above contains:
- a CDS encoding isopentenyl phosphate kinase, whose amino-acid sequence is MIIVKVGGSVFSDKKGEPENFDHETVGNIAKEIAKFYPHEDFIIVHGGGSFGHPEAKKYGIREGLPEDWDTANFKRIGFTETHQAMLRANANFIKVFVREGLPAFSVSTSSVFITENGEVAYGDMEVVERLLELRFIPVLFGDVSIDLAKGIDILSGDQIITYLAKMLGPDKVIFLMDVDGIYDGRPGEGRLIQNLSREEIDSLLERLQCTAAGTDVTGGICNKLEEAKKIAEHSEVWFVNGKVPGRLSGAIRGDGFGTRISG
- a CDS encoding mevalonate kinase; its protein translation is MRVLASAPAKIILFGEHSVVYGKPAIAAAIDLRTYVRAGFNDRGAIKIEAKDIRVPGLTVSFSEDEIYFESDYGKAAEVLSYVRQAIELVREEADANGKGVTVSITSQIPVGAGLGSSAAVAVATIGAVSKLLGLELTNEEIGKLGHKVELLVQGASSGIDPTVSAIGGFIHYEKGDFEHLPFMELPIVVGYTGSSGSTKELVAMVRRTYEEMPEVIEPVLVAMGKIVEKARDVITSDLDEELRFAQLGRLMNINHGLLDALGVSTKKLSELVYAARVAGAIGAKITGAGGGGCMYALAPENQSEVATAITIAGGTPMITRISREGLRIEEVLP
- the hepT gene encoding type VII toxin-antitoxin system HepT family RNase toxin, yielding MRIELIRSKLEEILESLRLIEENLPDDFETFESLGIVKDGIYKRTEFAIQNVIDICAIINSDLRLTMPEREEDVFEGLMRAGIISREIADKLRLMKGFRNVLVHRYGKINDELAFEVLHEHLEDIHEFVELIEKFLEGQR
- the mntA gene encoding type VII toxin-antitoxin system MntA family adenylyltransferase antitoxin — encoded protein: MKLEDAMERILELGGDRVKFIILFGSQARGEARKDSDIDLCVYYEGSPTEAFRFRELVLGHLSDKYDVQIFQLLPVYLKKECLRGKVLFCRDETFLYDLAYETLKEWEDFRRYYYDYLGLEAIE
- a CDS encoding MEMO1 family protein — translated: MAEVRYPAVAGSFYPSGEALIEMLREFFSDLGEEGSERRITAGVAPHAGYVFSGYTASRTYKAIFEDGLPETFVILGPNHRLLGSPIAVYPSGKWRTPLGDVDVDSEMAKAIAKLSGIADLDELAHKYEHSIEVQLPFIQYLGELAGKEVRIVPITLGIQDEEVSEDLGKAVFEASRELGRDVVVIASTDFMHYGPMYGYVPFRARASELPHRIKEWDFRVIRRILDFDVKGMFRELREMNHTMCGPGGVGTAMVYSRSAGALEAELLHYTTSFEVSRSTDAIVGYASIVFRR